The following are encoded together in the Primulina tabacum isolate GXHZ01 chromosome 18, ASM2559414v2, whole genome shotgun sequence genome:
- the LOC142533817 gene encoding uncharacterized protein LOC142533817 isoform X1 → MESASVNHRSFHYAVTLSSHSKSTFERPGVITMNNGVFSNLNRLIVCGGKIFSSTNSRRPILVSCVKSSETALVAKSNGDPNGAVVPESRQHVLLEKKSHFSATFPNGFEDLLKEVCDETQIAELKVKFGAFEIHMKRNIDVPTAPAPVFTQETSPPIPSKPVDVPTSAPPPPSKSSAEKVSPFTNVSVEKAAKLAAIEAIRSDGYVIVSSPTVGSFRRARTWKGKKQPPACKEGDVIKEGQVIGFLDQFGTQLPVKSDVAGEVLKVLYSDGEAVGYGDPLIAVLPSFPGIK, encoded by the exons ATGGAATCCGCCTCCGTGAATCACCGCTCTTTCCACT ATGCTGTCACCCTAAGTTCACATTCAAAGTCCACATTTGAAAGACCTGGTGTCATTACCATGAATAATGGTGTCTTCTCCAACTTAAATAGATTGATCGTGTGTGGTGGTAAGATATTTTCATCCACAAATAGCCGTAGACCAATTCTCGTGTCTTGTGTGAAGTCCTCTGAAACTGCTCTAGTGGCCAAATCTAATG GTGACCCTAATGGAGCTGTTGTACCAGAAAGTCGACAGCATGTCTTGCTAGAGAAGAAATCACACTTCAGTGCAACTTTTCCCAATGGGTTTGAG GATCTGCTCAAAGAAGTGTGTGATGAAACACAGATTGCTGAGCTTAAAGTTAAG TTTGGGGCCTTTGAAATTCACATGAAGCGGAACATTGATGTGCCAACAGCCCCTGCCCCAGTTTTTACACAAGAAACTTCACCACCTATCCCCAGTAAACCAGTTGATGTGCCAACTAGTGCTCCTCCACCCCCATCTAAATCTTCTGCTGAAAAAGTGAGCCCCTTTACGAATGTCTCTGTTGAGAAGGCAGCCAAATTGGCGGCGATAGAGGCTATTAGATCTGATGGCTATGTTATAGTATCCTCACCCACG GTCGGTTCATTCAGAAGGGCTAGGACTTGGAAAGGAAAGAAGCAGCCACCTGCTTGTAAAGAG GGTGATGTGATCAAGGAGGGACAAGTGATTGGGTTTTTGGATCAGTTTGGCACCCAACTGCCTGTCAAA TCAGATGTTGCTGGAGAAGTTTTGAAGGTTCTTTACAGCGATGGAG AGGCTGTAGGTTATGGAGATCCCCTCATCGCGGTCTTGCCATCTTTTCCTGGTATCAAGTAA
- the LOC142533817 gene encoding uncharacterized protein LOC142533817 isoform X2, producing MESASVNHRSFHYAVTLSSHSKSTFERPGVITMNNGVFSNLNRLIVCGGKIFSSTNSRRPILVSCVKSSETALVAKSNESRQHVLLEKKSHFSATFPNGFEDLLKEVCDETQIAELKVKFGAFEIHMKRNIDVPTAPAPVFTQETSPPIPSKPVDVPTSAPPPPSKSSAEKVSPFTNVSVEKAAKLAAIEAIRSDGYVIVSSPTVGSFRRARTWKGKKQPPACKEGDVIKEGQVIGFLDQFGTQLPVKSDVAGEVLKVLYSDGEAVGYGDPLIAVLPSFPGIK from the exons ATGGAATCCGCCTCCGTGAATCACCGCTCTTTCCACT ATGCTGTCACCCTAAGTTCACATTCAAAGTCCACATTTGAAAGACCTGGTGTCATTACCATGAATAATGGTGTCTTCTCCAACTTAAATAGATTGATCGTGTGTGGTGGTAAGATATTTTCATCCACAAATAGCCGTAGACCAATTCTCGTGTCTTGTGTGAAGTCCTCTGAAACTGCTCTAGTGGCCAAATCTAATG AAAGTCGACAGCATGTCTTGCTAGAGAAGAAATCACACTTCAGTGCAACTTTTCCCAATGGGTTTGAG GATCTGCTCAAAGAAGTGTGTGATGAAACACAGATTGCTGAGCTTAAAGTTAAG TTTGGGGCCTTTGAAATTCACATGAAGCGGAACATTGATGTGCCAACAGCCCCTGCCCCAGTTTTTACACAAGAAACTTCACCACCTATCCCCAGTAAACCAGTTGATGTGCCAACTAGTGCTCCTCCACCCCCATCTAAATCTTCTGCTGAAAAAGTGAGCCCCTTTACGAATGTCTCTGTTGAGAAGGCAGCCAAATTGGCGGCGATAGAGGCTATTAGATCTGATGGCTATGTTATAGTATCCTCACCCACG GTCGGTTCATTCAGAAGGGCTAGGACTTGGAAAGGAAAGAAGCAGCCACCTGCTTGTAAAGAG GGTGATGTGATCAAGGAGGGACAAGTGATTGGGTTTTTGGATCAGTTTGGCACCCAACTGCCTGTCAAA TCAGATGTTGCTGGAGAAGTTTTGAAGGTTCTTTACAGCGATGGAG AGGCTGTAGGTTATGGAGATCCCCTCATCGCGGTCTTGCCATCTTTTCCTGGTATCAAGTAA
- the LOC142533817 gene encoding uncharacterized protein LOC142533817 isoform X3: MNNGVFSNLNRLIVCGGKIFSSTNSRRPILVSCVKSSETALVAKSNGDPNGAVVPESRQHVLLEKKSHFSATFPNGFEDLLKEVCDETQIAELKVKFGAFEIHMKRNIDVPTAPAPVFTQETSPPIPSKPVDVPTSAPPPPSKSSAEKVSPFTNVSVEKAAKLAAIEAIRSDGYVIVSSPTVGSFRRARTWKGKKQPPACKEGDVIKEGQVIGFLDQFGTQLPVKSDVAGEVLKVLYSDGEAVGYGDPLIAVLPSFPGIK, encoded by the exons ATGAATAATGGTGTCTTCTCCAACTTAAATAGATTGATCGTGTGTGGTGGTAAGATATTTTCATCCACAAATAGCCGTAGACCAATTCTCGTGTCTTGTGTGAAGTCCTCTGAAACTGCTCTAGTGGCCAAATCTAATG GTGACCCTAATGGAGCTGTTGTACCAGAAAGTCGACAGCATGTCTTGCTAGAGAAGAAATCACACTTCAGTGCAACTTTTCCCAATGGGTTTGAG GATCTGCTCAAAGAAGTGTGTGATGAAACACAGATTGCTGAGCTTAAAGTTAAG TTTGGGGCCTTTGAAATTCACATGAAGCGGAACATTGATGTGCCAACAGCCCCTGCCCCAGTTTTTACACAAGAAACTTCACCACCTATCCCCAGTAAACCAGTTGATGTGCCAACTAGTGCTCCTCCACCCCCATCTAAATCTTCTGCTGAAAAAGTGAGCCCCTTTACGAATGTCTCTGTTGAGAAGGCAGCCAAATTGGCGGCGATAGAGGCTATTAGATCTGATGGCTATGTTATAGTATCCTCACCCACG GTCGGTTCATTCAGAAGGGCTAGGACTTGGAAAGGAAAGAAGCAGCCACCTGCTTGTAAAGAG GGTGATGTGATCAAGGAGGGACAAGTGATTGGGTTTTTGGATCAGTTTGGCACCCAACTGCCTGTCAAA TCAGATGTTGCTGGAGAAGTTTTGAAGGTTCTTTACAGCGATGGAG AGGCTGTAGGTTATGGAGATCCCCTCATCGCGGTCTTGCCATCTTTTCCTGGTATCAAGTAA